Proteins encoded in a region of the Arvicanthis niloticus isolate mArvNil1 chromosome 16, mArvNil1.pat.X, whole genome shotgun sequence genome:
- the Proz gene encoding vitamin K-dependent protein Z, which translates to MAGCILLLRGFILILVLHQVELSVFLPASKANNVLVRWRRATSYFLEEFFQGNLEKECYEEICSYEEAREVFENDVSTNEFWIQYSGGSLCVSQPCLNNGTCEDHIRSYSCTCTPGYEGKTCAVAKNECHLERTDGCQHFCHPGQSSYVCSCAKGYKLAKDHKSCSPSDNCACGALTSEHIRMTKSCQSLPTFPWQVRLTNSEGEDFCAGVLLQEDFVLTTAKCSLLYSNISVKANADLRIGIKSVHVHMRYDEESRENDVSLLELEKPLQCPSSGLPVCIPERDFAENVLIPRTEGLLSGWLLNGTDLATTPMMLSVTQADGEECEQTLNVTVTTRTSCEKGSVVMGPWVEGSVVARKHKGTWFLTGILGSPPPSGQSRMLLLTAVSRYSMWFNQIMK; encoded by the exons ATGGCTGGCTGCATCTTGCTGCTCCGGGGCTTCATCCTTATCCTCGTCCTGCACCAGGTGGAGCTTTCAG TGTTTCTTCCAGCCTCGAAGGCAAACAACGTTCTAGTGAGATGGAGGCGGGCCACTTCTTACTTCCTGGAGGAATTCTTCCAGGGGAACTTGGAGAAGGAGTGTTATGAGGAAATCTGCAGCTATGAAGAAGCAAGAGAAGTGTTTGAAAATGACGTCAGCACG AATGAGTTCTGGATACAGTACAGTG GTGGCTCACTGTGTGTCTCCCAGCCCTGCCTCAACAACGGGACATGCGAGGACCACATCAGAAGTTACAGTTGCACGTGCACCCCCGGCTATGAGGGCAAGACCTGTGCAGTGG cTAAAAATGAGTGTCACCTAGAGAGGACGGATGGATGCCAGCATTTCTGCCACCCAGGGCAGTCATCCTACGTGTGCAGTTGTGCAAAGGGCTACAAGCTGGCCAAGGACCACAAATCGTGCAGTCCAAGTG ACAATTGTGCATGTGGGGCCCTGACTTCTGAAcacatcaggatgacaaaaagcTGCCAGAGTCTGCCCACCTTCCCATGGCAG gtCAGATTAACAAATTCCGAAGGAGAGGACTTCTGTGCCGGCGTGTTACTACAGGAAGACTTCGTGTTGACAACAGCAAAGTGTTCGTTACTGTACAGCAACATCAGTGTAAAAGCAA ATGCTGACCTGAGGATCGGGATCAAGAGCGTTCATGTGCACATGCGATACGACGAGGAGTCGAGGGAGAATGACGTCTCACTGCTGGAGCTGGAGAAGCCCTTGCAGTGTCCCAGCTCAGGGCTCCCTGTTTGTATCCCAGAGAGGGACTTTGCAGAGAATGTCCTCATCCCTAGAACGGAGGGTCTCCTCAGCGGCTGGCTGCTCAATGGCACAGACCTGGCTACCACCCCGATGATGCTTTCAGTCACACAAGCAGATGGGGAGGAATGTGAACAGACCCTGAATGTAACCGTCACCACGAGGACAAGCTGTGAGAAGGGCAGTGTGGTGATGGGGCCTTGGGTGGAGGGAAGTGTGGTAGCCCGCAAACACAAGGGCACCTGGTTCCTCACGGGAATCCTAGGCTCCCCACCACCATCAGGGCAATCACGCATGCTCCTCCTCACCGCAGTCTCAAGATACTCCATGTGGTTTAACCAGATCATGAAGTAG